The proteins below are encoded in one region of Silene latifolia isolate original U9 population chromosome 2, ASM4854445v1, whole genome shotgun sequence:
- the LOC141630382 gene encoding luminal-binding protein 2-like yields the protein MRCKPRDLALYFLIQELLLPVVIAAEEPKIKRTVIGIDLGTTYSCVGVLRGEHVEIIPNDQGTCITPSYVAFTDTERLIGGAAKNQASLNPDHTIFDVKRLVGRK from the exons ATGCGTTGTAAACCAAGAGATTTAGCTCTTTATTTTCTTATTCAAG AATTACTGCTACCAGTTGTAATAGCAGCAGAAGAACCGAAAATAAAAAGAACAGTGATAGGTATAGACCTTGGAACAACATATTCATGTGTGGGAGTGTTAAGGGGTGAACATGTTGAAATTATTCCGAATGATCAAGGTACTTGTATCACTCCTTCTTATGTGGCTTTCACTGACACTGAGAGATTGATCGGAGGAGCTGCCAAGAACCAAGCCTCTCTTAATCCTGATCATACCATTTTTGACGTCAAGCGTCTCGTTGGTCGAAA GTAA